A region of the Triticum aestivum cultivar Chinese Spring unplaced genomic scaffold, IWGSC CS RefSeq v2.1 scaffold30801, whole genome shotgun sequence genome:
GCTCTCGATGTCTTTGGGTTTTGGAAGTCCTCCGCCGAACGAGTAGTATTTCACCATGAAAGGCTTACAAAGAAATTCCACTAGTATCCTACagactactccctccgatccaaattaattgacacgGATTTAGTACTAAATTcgtgtcaattaatttggatcggagggagtacatgatagaGGTTGAGCTCATTACTCGAATGAAACCAAGTCTACAACAAAAGGCTAGGAATtactttattactccctccgttcacttttataagtcgttTTAGATAACTGAAAATAAGCTAATTTGCAccttgtctgaaatgtcttcaaagCCTTATAAaagtaaacagagggagtaattaATTGGAGGCATGTAGCTAACAGAGCAGGCCATAAATCTGAAAGATTAGAAAGTTGAAAGTATAGCTAATTAGATGCACACACAAATTCTTTGTATAGCTAACAGAGCATGCACCGCCCACCCATATTCCACTATTTATTTTTTAGAGATTGAGGAATAACTCTTATATATCCCTCAAACATAAAGAGAAAAATTAGAGGGTGGAGACATCTTGCAAACACAAGTTCTCTGTGCATGCACGCCACTAGCTCACACATAAAGAATGACAAGCACTTGGTGAGTTGTGAGAGCTAGCACTCATCTCCCCTCCCTCCCCGTAGCTTTGCCATTCCCTCCTTGTCACTTTGCTCAAAGGCTATCTCCATTCTCCAATTCTCCACCACGTACGTACGTACAGCGACAGTAATGGGGGGCTCGACGAACGTGAAGGAATGGTGGCCTGCCATCTTCATGTTGTTGATCCAAATTTTCACGACAGGGTTAATGTTGCTCACAAAGGTGGTGGTGGACAGTGGGTCACTTGCTTGGACCTTGCTCACGTACCGCTTCTTCCTTGGCGCCATCTTGGCCATCCCCTTGGCGATGTTCTTTGAGAAGTTAGCTCTAATTAACTACTGTTATTTTAGCATATTTTTCTCCTTCTCATGGTTGTCATATGACAGGAAACATTTGGCAAGTAATTATCAAAATGTGTCGTGATATAAAAACATTTTGCAAATGATTATCTGTTTACTTACCCTCATCACCTCATCTAGAGGGAAGTTGAAGGAGCTTACACTGAAGGCGTTCATATGGATTTTCACCAGTGCACTTGTGGGGTTAGTCATTTCGTTCACATCATCTCAGTTCGGCAATGGTTCTGATAAATATCTACGCACAAAGTAGTGGTGATTGTTGCTTTCACCTTCCAGATTCACAATTCCTGGTTTCGCCTACATTGGCCTCGGAGACACATCGCCAGGATATGCGGTAAACTTCTATAACATCATACCGATTGCCGCCTTCATCCTCGCGGTTCTTTTCAGGTAAACAAGATGGAAATATAATCACAAACGCCTACTAGGAATATTGGGTCCATAGAGGAAGGAACTGCAACAACCGACTGTTATTTTTCTCAGGAAGGAGCCACTGGACATGAGGAGCCTGGTGGGGAACATCAAGGTCGTCGGAACCCTAGTCTGCGTTGGAGGAACGCTGGTGATCAGCCTGTACAAGGGCAAGGTGCTGCACCTTTGGCCCACAAATATCATTGGCTACCACCCGAAGCAAGCCGGAGCTGCTTTTGGTCACCACCATGTGCGTGGAACCATCTTGCTCATCACCAGCAGCCTCAGCCTCGCCGTCTGGTACACAGTACAGGTATATAACAAACATATAAGCAACAAGTCACTATTGCAACGTCTCAAATAAATAGTATTACCTATATATCATTAATTTTGTACAGGTATTTCATGCAAAATTCAACTCCTCCTCCGAGGGAGTATTACCTTTTTTAAAATTCTTAAGCAAAGTGTGACCAATACAGCTTAATTATATATGAGTTTGTAATGAGCAGGCTCAGATGCTAAAAGTGTTCCCATATAAGTACTGGTCCACTGTCGCTACATGCTTCGTGGGGAGCATCCAAACGGCTGTCGTGGGGGTTGCGATGAACAGAGAGAAGGCAACATGGGCGCTCAAATGGAACATGAGCTTGCTCACCATTGTGTACTCGGTAAAACTATTCGGCTATTCCTTTTGTTGTGCATCAGTTCACTTTGTGGCCCTCAGTTGAAGGTCCT
Encoded here:
- the LOC123176901 gene encoding WAT1-related protein At3g30340 (The sequence of the model RefSeq protein was modified relative to this genomic sequence to represent the inferred CDS: added 267 bases not found in genome assembly), which codes for MVXAXLTYRFFLGAALVVPLALILEPGKLKELTLKAFIWIFTSALVGFTIPGFAYIGLGDTSPGYAVNFYNIIPIAAFILAVLFRKEPLDMRSLVGNIKVVGTLVCVGGTLVISLYKGKVLHLWPTNIIGYHPKQAGAAFGHHHVRGTILLITSSLSLAVWYTVQAQMLKVFPYKYWSTVATCFVGSIQTAVVGVAMNREKATWALKWNMSLLTIVYSAILNTAAKFVMISWVVTQRGPTYPAMFCAVTVFFTTILDSLLLGHDLSVGSILGMFMILAGLYLFLWGKRKDSILPSEENPKEQMLFENEDKNDKSVANV